A region of the Dreissena polymorpha isolate Duluth1 chromosome 6, UMN_Dpol_1.0, whole genome shotgun sequence genome:
CGGTGAACAAAATAGTATAAAGACTGATTATAATATAAAAGCAAGAACATCATGGGAACAAAGTAAACACTGTATCCGATTTTACAAGATATTCAAAGAAAACTTGCGAATGAGCAATATCAAATAGTAGTAGTAGCCTCgcaactataaaataatcttatCAAATAGGAATatctatttataaaaacaaataaagtaaaattaGCGCAATCGCATGAAAACCAGAATAttcccaaatatgtctctttcaaACAAACAATGAACAATGATATAGGCAAAGCCATTATTAACCAGTAAAAATGAAGCagaaataatatggtcatgcaaactgaaataaatatactcTGATAAGCACCAGAagataataataaaattgaacAATTCACATTTGATAACGATGCATGTTGATTACGCTTGTTAGCGTAGGTAGTTTATgcttaaacaattaaatttaaacatattatatgagccttgttctgagaaacttgggcttaatgcatgtgcgtaaagcgtcatcccatattagcctgtgcagtcagggacgatactttccgcctaaacttgattttcggtaaggaggaacttcattgaaagtaaaaataccagaaaagcggaaagtgtcgtccctgattatccctGTTCGTACGTACTTATTAAATGCTACGCTCTGCTTGCGCGGAAttcctactttcgatttcaccGTTTCCTGAAAATCGAGTTGCGTAAATCTCTTCAGTTTCTTCTATGAAGTTGAGAAAGAACGAGTGTTAATTTGGGAACACCCGTATTTGATTATTTGATACGTACCTACTCTAGTATGGAACTTATATTTATGACATGAATTATCATTCAATATTTGTCTGAAAATAGCGAACAGGTTCAATCGGGGCGAAGAAAGGTAagacaaaattattttgtttggaATAATGAATAGTATCATTGATATTGGTTGCCATTaacagttttattgaattttgtaatatttacttACGGTGTTatctaaaaaatattatttcgtgTTAAATTGTCACGCTGATTATTGTAATactgataaaatatataataaaaaagcgCGATTCACAAGATGACCTTAACTAATAAAGAAAACGTAAATAACACAAAATCATGCTGTCATCAGATTGAGTTAAGTTGAGTATTATGTGTCAAATACAGAAAAGCGTATACGTTACTCGTTTAGTCGTTATGTTGCGTTGTACAAAAAGATGTAAGGTATTGTAATTTGGAAGTGCAATTATTTTCTCTATATAGAGTACCAGAAACATATTATAGACCTATTCGTATTGGAGTATTTAAAGGATTTATGTCTGTTACTAACATGCACTATTCCAAACTCATACACTCATATAttactgtaaataaacaattgcaATTACTTTTGTTAAATGAATCGCTGACCAACGCGTGAAAATACTATTTAcatattgacacatgtaacagaATAAGATGAGGGGTCATGTTTGACTTAAACTAGTTTTGAATTTGTACTTAATGTCATTATGTGTACTTGTCTGTAAACAGCCCCATGTTTGAATTACCTCTCACACGAGTTCAACATTGTTGTTAGTTTTACAATAAACAACCCGAGATCTGTATAAATCCCTTGAACGTAATACACGTAGAATGAAATATTCATGCGGTAATCTAGCTCTGTACTATTAATTGTATTAATGCATGATAGTGTTAACCTTGATGCATGTATCTATAAATAAAGCTGTAATATTCATAAGATGCACTGCAGACTGATTGGAATGCACACAGTAAACGTGTGTGTACGCATTGTAATTGTGCTATAGGCTACAGGATGAACATATAAACCTGCATTAAGGTTTGCATATGCCCGCAGCGTCGTTTCTCTCAGATGGCCTATTAATCACATTACGTACATTTCTACGTTGCTCTTGTGCGTGCCATTTTGATTTAGCTAAGTCCATGCAATAGCATGAAAACGTCCTTGTTGAAATTAAACGCGTTAACCTGAAATAAGGAGACGGATTTGTAGACGTTTGCATTTCATACACAGTTTAAGCAGTTTTTTATGAATTCATCATAATTAAGAATGTTTTCTGCTTTATTCAGAAAAGAGGACATTGGTTTATGCACTTAGGATCTGTTCTTGTAATTCTTGTCTGCCTAATCATAACTTgaatacattttgttattttataattgtattttgtaCTTCAAATCAATTTGGATAATACCTTACATGAAATATAACGTTTgcatacaattgttttatttttaaattcatgcCTATGAAATAAGAAATTGGCTTGTAGATTGCAACGAGATTGCTATTAAGTACAAATACTGTATAAAGTGTTCCAAAAATCCAAAACTATTTACATGTGTTTCAGGAAGAACAGCAATGTATGTGGTCGAAGATACAAAACACATCGGTGTGGgaaaacgggccttaatgcatgtgtgtaaagtgtccacccagattagcctgtgaaatccgcactttctaatccgggacgacactccCCACACGCATTCGATTTTTATTAacagagacctcctttaaacgaaaaaaaatccCTAAAGGCGGACGGTGTTGTCCGtgcttagcctgtgcgaactgcacaggctaatatgataTTACGcgtaacgcacatgaattaagcccagttttccccaaaCGAGACTCATTTAAAGCAACATACGAAGTAACCTTGAATATCTGTGTAACCTCGAATATCTGTGTAACCTCAAGCGGGTATTTATGTTAACACCACAATGTACTACGTCATATAGATTACAATACGAATTGTTGTCATATTACTCCCAACCCGTTTTGCGTTCATTGACGTATGAATTGATTTTACAATGAACCTGTTATCTGTGAACACATGATATGGAATTATAATAGAGCTGggattgcacaatatttttatgtcccccaccactatagtgggggacatattgtttttgccctgtctgttggttggtctgttggtttgcgccaactttaacatttgcaataaattttgcaatattgaagatagcaacttgatatttggcatgcatatgtatctcatggagctgcacattttgagtggtgaaaggtcaaggtcatccttcaaggtcaaaggtaaaaaaaactaaatcaacgCGGCgaagaaggggacatagtgtttctgacaaacacatttcttgtttgtaaaTGAAGCATGTGCCACTTTCGATTTAGTATAATGAGCTAGGTTAATACGTCTCTATAATAACTCCATGAACCAACACACCTTTAGCAACGAAATTACCGTCGTAAGAATGGGTCCTAATTTCAAACTGCTATACACACGACACACTTTCAGCTGCCAGCATAGGTCCAGACCATTAAACTCTCGGATGAAAACACATTAGTGAAGCGTAACCTTATGTCTTTCCTTCCCGATAACTTCGATAAGTGTAAATTAAAAACTTCCTGCTTTCTGTTTGAAAAAGGTTTTACcagtttttgttttaagaatttcTTTACAAACGACACGATTTAACGTAGATTTgaaaggtattgtgtttgttgcgATGTAATAGGTTAATTGAATCCGATTTTATAGACAAAGATAATGCGtatttttaacaagatttttgCCTTTCCCAGGAAGAACTTTGAGCTGTTTGTAtttactcataaaagctcaaagcattccaGATGACCTAAAATATTTAAGACAacttaaaatctgtgaaaaagcggAATGCAAAAAGAGTAGAACAACGTAAtgactagtccaaataattagacgtaagctaccccgcttataTAAATCGAcatcatatttataggagtacgtAATGACCATTGCATGCTTAATGTTTTGTAGACAATGTTGGACGTGTAAGGTTGATAACCCAGTTTAATGTTTCTAAGTTTATTTGTAGTtacaatatataatgtttataaaaccCAAGCAGAAATTCACTCGTTTGCTTTCAGAAAACGTTTATAAATAGCATTGCGCAGATATAGGTTAATCATTGTGTTTGCCAATCCCTGCACTGTAGGAAATATCGAAGTATTGGAACATTCATACATACCggtaacacattttacaatgttcAGTGGATTATACATATATAAGATACGCGTTaagttgttttcttttaaaagcgacaactttattTCCTTTTTGTTTGTAGATGTTGTGTGAAAAAAACGACAGGACCCAGTCTTAACCAAATTTAAATACGACGAATTGGAGGAAAAGGAAAATTAACAGTTACACATAACGACACAGTAGTTCTTCGTGCAAATAGCAATTGATGATGATAACCgaaaaatgacagacataacCATCGATTCAAAAAGTGGTTCACAACGTAAACTTGCACAGACGCATGGAAAAGAAATGACAGATATAACTATCGATCCAAAAGCAACTGCGACATGTGGCAGAATGGTACCGGCAGTTGAATCAAAACGTAAACTGGCACAGACTCCGAAAAAACATATGACAGATAGTACCATCGATCCAAAAGCAACTGCGACATTCGGCGGAATGGTAACGGCAGTTGAATCAAACCGTAAACTGGCACAAACTCCGAAGAAACATATGACAGATATTACCATCGATCCAAAAGCAACTGCGACATTCGGCGGAATGGTAACGGCAGTTGAATCAAACCGTAAACTGGCACAGACTCCGAAGAAACATGTGACAGATAGTACCATCGATCCAAAAGCAACTGCGACATTCGGCAGAATGGTAACGGCAGTTGAATCAAACCGTAAACTGGCACAGACTCCGAAGAAACATGTGACAGATATTACCATCGATCCAAAAGCAACTGCGACATTCGGCGGAATGGTAACGGCAGTTGAATCAAACCGTAAACTGGCACAGACTCCGAAGAAACATGTGACAGATAGTACCATCGATCCAAAAGCAACTGCGACATGTGGCAGAATGGTAACGGCAGTTGAATCAAAACGTAAACTGGCACAGACTCCGAAGAAACATATGACAGATATTACCATCGATCCAAAAGCAACTGCGACATGTGGCAGAATGGTAACGGCAGTTGCATCAAACCGTAAACTGGCACAGACTCCGAAGAAGCATATGACCGATATTACCATCGATCCAAAAGCAACTGCGACATGTGGCAGAATGTTAACGCAGTTGAATCAAACCGTAAACTGGCACAGACTCCGAAGAAACATACGACAGATATTACCATCGATCCAAAAGCAACTGCGACATGTGGCAGAATGGTAACGGCGGTTGCATCAAACCGTAAACTGGCACAGACTCCGAAAACACATATGACAGATATTACCATCGATCCAAAAGCAACTGCGACATGTGGCAGAATGTTAAAGGCAGTTGAATCAAAACCGTAAACTGGCACAGACTCCGAAGAAACATACGACAGATATTACCATCGATCCAAAAGCAACTGCGACATTCGGCGGAATGGTAACGGCAGTTGAATCAAACCGTAAACTGGCACAGACTCCGAAGAAACATGTGACAGATAGTACCATCGATCCAAAAGCATCTGCGACATGTGGCAGAATGTTAACGGCAGTTGAATCAAACCGTAAACTGGCACAGACTCCGAAGAAACATATGACAGATATTACCATCGATCCAAAAGCAACTGCGTCATGTGGCAGAATGGTACCGGCAGTTGAATCAAACCGTAAACTGGCACAGACTCCGAAGAAACATATGACATATATTACCATCGATCCGAAAGCAACTGCGACATGTGGCAGAATGGTAACGGCGGTTGCATCAAACCGTAAACTGGCACAGACTCCGAAGAAACATGTGACAGATATTACCATCGATCCAAAAGCAACTGCGACATGTGGCAGAATGGTAACGGCAGTTGCATCAAACCGTAAACTGGCACAGACTCCGAAAACACATATGACAGATATTACCATCGATCCAAAATCAATTGCGACATGTGGCAGAATGGGAACGGCAGTTGCATCTAAACGTAAACTGGCACAGACGAATAGAACATATATGACAGAAATTCCCATAAATACAGAAACATGTGTTAGAATGGTAACGACAGTTGATTCAAAACCTAAACTGGCAcagaaaaatagaaaacaaatgacagaaaTTACCATCGATTTAAAAGCAACTGCGAAATGTGGCAGAATGATCACGATAATTGCATCAAAACGCAAACTGGCACTGACGCATAGAAAAGCACTTGAATTCACTACCAAAAGCCAAATATTTACAACAGTAACCAGCACGCTACAGATCCCAGAACCAGCAACGAAAATGGTAACAATGATATTCACGATAAAACGTCAAATGTTGACAACACTCACAGTACGTAGCAAGCTACAGATTCCAGAAACGGCAACGAACAATGAGATAGTGACAACTTCAAAGAGGAAGATGGGGCCTGCTTTAAAACAATGGTTACAGGACTACTGTTATGATtacgatgattatgatgatgatgatgatgatgatgaatactatacatgtacaaatatttACTGCGATGAGGACTCGAACGATTACACCAGGGCGGGACGCAAAGTTGATCATAAGTCTTACAGAAATGACCTCGCCTATAATTGCAAACGTTATTCCAGGAATGGTCGCGATGATTACTACAAGAAGCGGCGAAATTACTACAGAAATAACCGCAAGGATGAGTACTGCTATGATCGCGTTGTTGCCTATGCTGAGGACACTTACGACGACGATGAAAAGCCTTATTAAGACGTTGATGAGGCATTAGTAGCTGGCATAAATGACAACTGTGACAGCAGTGACGAAGGGTTCTAAAGTGAATATGAATCTGAGTTTTTCTTCGACAGAAAGACTAACAGCGATGATGATTATAATTGCCGAGATCAATGCTGTTACGTAAGCGATTACTGTTGCGACGAAAGCGATGATTACTTTAATGGCTTAAATGGAGAcctttttgtattttaattcttAACCAggtttccgaaggaaaaaactggttattagattgacgaatgtcggcgggcgggctgcgggcgggcggaacaagcttgtccgggccataacttttccgttcattgtgagattttgaaatcatttggcacgtttgttcaccattattagatGGTGCGTCGCGCGTctatatctccaagatcaaggtcacactttgagttcaaaggtcaaaaatggccataaatgagggGCTATAACTATgaaattcattgtgagattttaagattatttggcatatttgttcaccatcattggacggtgtgtcatatgaaagaattatgtcgatatctccaaggtcaaggtcacactttgagttcaaaggtaaaaaaaatggccataaataagcttgtccgggccattactacgtcgttcattgtgagattttaaaagcatttcgcacatttgttcaccatcattggacagtgtgtcatgcgaaagaattacgtcgatatctgcaacgtcaaggtcacactgtgagttcataggtcaaaaatgaccataaatgatcttgtccgtgccataactatgtcattcattgtgagattttaaaattacacgGTACATGtcttcacaatcattggacggtgtgtcattcgaaagaattacgtccatatctcaaaggtcaaggtcacactttgagttcaaaggtcaaaagtggccataaatgatcttgtccgggccatagctatgtcattcattgtgagattttaaaatcactcGGAAAaattgttcacaatcattggacggtgtgccaTGCGaacgaattacgtcgatatctccaaggtcaatgtcataccTGGAGATCAAAAGTctaaaatggctataaatgagcttgtccgtgccataactatgtcattcattgtgagattttaaaatgactctgaacATTACTTTTGTTCACAGTAATTGGACGGCGTGTTATGCGCAAGAATTCAAGAGTTCTAagttcaaaatggccataaatgattatGGAATAATACTTCtttaaaatcgccataaattatcttttcttgttttgtgaagacagcatgcaaaatatccTGTGTCGATGCAGCATGtaggggtatacgtcacgtctgtgacaaagctctctagttataaatatatttttttgaaaacctggttttgtgacaattttatcCCTTGCCCTTGTTTAATGTTTCATTGAATAAGTGCAATGCAAAAAATCGAAAACTGAGTGATCGTAATTGGGAGTTCGATGTCgtcattttaaaatgttgttatttagACAAAACATTTTGGAATTTGTTTTGATTTGCACCGATGGATTTGTCACAAGTTGTGGTATCCACCAgacccagtgttttttttatgaagcCACCATTTCAAAGTTTTATGTTCACAGCTTGAGCTAACTCAATGTTTCACAACATTGTAGCGTTATATTTATAGCTACGTATTAGTGACAACGCGCGTTCAATGTAAATATGACGAAGACCAATCGAAAAGCACTCCCATGTCACATGACTTGATAATAAAGAATGAACTGTGTTGTATCTGTCTAATGAACTATGCCCTTTGTATAGCGTAACTATGTTACTAaggggaagcggacaacgacaacgagcgaggcctggtattgtaattcgcatggggggttagagggttagggtatgggtagggttagggttaggggtcgggtttgggttagggtaagccttaaccctaacccgacccctaaaaataacccagggttatctcccctataccaggcTTCGCTctttgtcgttgtccgcttcccgttACTTAGGGGGAATATTGAGAAGAAATTCTAATATTCATGGCATTTTTAGTAGAGGAAGTCAGATATTGATCTACGAGAATCCGGTTTTAAAAAACCCATGAAAAAATACAATTCACGCGCAGTTTGACTGTGGTACTAGTGGAAAACGTACATTAATAGCTAAACTAAGAATACATTAATGTGATGGCCAATTGTAGATCtttaagaaatataaataaaacacctgACTATACGCAGATAATAAATTTAGTTCTGCACGTTTAtccaaatacattattttataaaattaccgTCCTTAAATCAAGGAAAAAACTCTAACATTTGCGATGCATTCATTTTAACATGGTAAATACTTTACGAAAAAGACGTCGAATTGGATGTTGACTAAAGGAATGAATTTAAGGAACAGTTAAAACAGTATTCCTTATTGATTAAATTCAAAACAACGTGAATACAAAATGTAAGATTATGACgacatttattttgataaattcaGCGTAATTCAaatgagcctctctctgggaaaacggtgtTTGAATcgtgtgcgtaaaatgtcgttccaggctctcctgtgcggtccgcacagacttaccatggacgacactttctggatttttgct
Encoded here:
- the LOC127833439 gene encoding uncharacterized protein LOC127833439 — encoded protein: MVTAVESNRKLAQTPKKHVTDSTIDPKASATCGRMLTAVESNRKLAQTPKKHMTDITIDPKATASCGRMVPAVESNRKLAQTPKKHMTYITIDPKATATCGRMVTAVASNRKLAQTPKKHVTDITIDPKATATCGRMVTAVASNRKLAQTPKTHMTDITIDPKSIATCGRMGTAVASKRKLAQTNRTYMTEIPINTETCVRMVTTVDSKPKLAQKNRKQMTEITIDLKATAKCGRMITIIASKRKLALTHRKALEFTTKSQIFTTVTSTLQIPEPATKMVTMIFTIKRQMLTTLTVRSKLQIPETATNNEIVTTSKRKMGPALKQWLQDYCYDYDDYDDDDDDDEYYTCTNIYCDEDSNDYTRAGRKVDHKSYRNDLAYNCKRYSRNGRDDYYKKRRNYYRNNRKDEYCYDRVVAYAEDTYDDDEKPY